One segment of Rubripirellula amarantea DNA contains the following:
- a CDS encoding Y4yA family PLP-dependent enzyme — protein MRHPRLPELVAEHGSPLNVISSNPMRDNVQELNEIAASRGLDFRVFFARKSNKCLHFVDTANALNIGVDVASENELRQSFDRGTDSSSLICTAAIKDESLLRLCLDKNVCVAIDNRDELEVTGELARSSGHTAKIALRLGGFVHQRQKLPTRFGFDVERDIDLASQLSDYPVRVEGIHFHLDGYDADQRVSGIVAAMDWVKALRSHGHLPTFIDMGGGFPISYLNDGENWERFWDELRSALRGQREPLTYRGHGLGLVNFKDDVIGKPNSYPYFQSLTRADWLKKILDTRINGETISKLLKDSNLQLRCEPGRSLMDGCGLTLARVEYRKQNADGEWLVGLSMNRTQCRTSSDDFLVDPILIPSGGKRDPITGYLVGSYCTESELLTLRKLHFPSGVRRGDLVAFPNTAGYLMHFLESRSHQFPLAENLTFEQCTEYFSR, from the coding sequence TTGCGACATCCACGTTTGCCGGAGCTAGTCGCTGAACATGGTTCGCCATTGAATGTCATCTCATCAAATCCGATGCGTGACAACGTGCAAGAACTGAACGAGATCGCGGCATCTCGTGGATTAGACTTTCGTGTGTTCTTTGCTCGCAAGTCGAACAAATGCCTGCACTTTGTCGACACTGCAAACGCTCTGAACATCGGGGTCGACGTAGCTAGTGAAAACGAGCTTCGTCAGAGCTTCGATCGAGGCACTGATTCTTCGAGTCTAATCTGCACAGCCGCCATTAAAGATGAATCATTATTGCGTTTGTGTTTGGACAAGAACGTATGTGTGGCGATTGATAACCGAGACGAACTAGAAGTCACCGGCGAACTCGCTCGTTCGAGTGGCCACACCGCCAAAATTGCACTACGCCTCGGCGGATTTGTTCATCAAAGGCAGAAGCTTCCGACGCGTTTCGGTTTCGACGTGGAACGGGATATCGACCTCGCTTCACAATTGTCGGATTACCCTGTCCGCGTGGAAGGTATCCATTTCCACTTGGATGGCTATGACGCGGACCAACGAGTAAGTGGCATCGTTGCAGCAATGGATTGGGTTAAGGCTCTGCGCTCGCATGGTCATCTCCCTACCTTTATTGACATGGGAGGCGGATTTCCAATTTCGTACCTCAATGATGGCGAAAACTGGGAGAGGTTCTGGGACGAACTGCGAAGCGCATTGCGAGGTCAGCGTGAACCTCTAACTTATCGGGGGCATGGGCTCGGATTGGTGAACTTCAAGGACGACGTGATTGGCAAGCCAAACAGCTACCCTTACTTTCAATCCCTTACTCGTGCGGATTGGTTGAAGAAGATCCTGGACACTCGCATCAACGGCGAAACGATTTCCAAACTGTTGAAAGACTCAAACCTTCAATTGCGTTGCGAGCCCGGACGAAGCTTAATGGATGGCTGTGGTTTGACGCTCGCAAGGGTCGAATACCGCAAGCAGAATGCAGACGGTGAATGGTTAGTGGGATTATCAATGAATAGAACCCAGTGCCGAACATCAAGCGACGATTTCCTTGTGGATCCAATCCTGATTCCGAGTGGTGGCAAGCGTGATCCGATCACCGGATACCTGGTGGGATCGTACTGCACCGAGTCCGAACTATTGACGCTTCGCAAGTTACATTTCCCTAGTGGCGTGCGTCGTGGTGACTTGGTTGCGTTCCCAAATACCGCGGGTTACTTGATGCACTTCCTAGAAAGCCGTTCTCACCAGTTCCCACTGGCTGAGAACTTGACTTTCGAACAATGCACTGAGTACTTCAGCCGTTGA
- a CDS encoding SDR family oxidoreductase produces MANKSKERGKSDSDQQRPAQSQDRQPGHQNEMVPEPVTLPDGYTGSGKLDGKVALITGGDSGIGRSVAVMFAREGADVAIVYLDENSDAAETKRLVESEGRRCLVFAGDIGDQTFCESVVANVAAELGRIDVLVNNAAEQHPEESLERIREQQLVRTFRTNIFSMFYMSQAALPFLKEQSGSSIINTTSVTAYRGSPGLLDYSATKGAIVSFTRSLSQNLVKDGIRVNAVAPGPIWTPLIPATFPPEKVAKFGSDAPMGRAGQPHECASCYVFLASDDSSYMTGQVLHPNGGEVING; encoded by the coding sequence ATGGCGAATAAGTCGAAAGAACGCGGAAAGTCCGACAGTGATCAGCAGCGTCCCGCTCAATCGCAAGATCGACAACCAGGACATCAGAATGAAATGGTACCTGAACCGGTTACGCTTCCCGATGGTTATACGGGGAGCGGTAAGTTGGACGGTAAGGTGGCCTTGATCACGGGTGGTGATAGCGGTATCGGTCGTAGCGTTGCGGTTATGTTTGCACGCGAAGGTGCCGATGTCGCGATCGTTTACCTCGATGAAAATTCGGATGCCGCCGAGACAAAGCGCCTCGTCGAAAGTGAAGGCCGCCGCTGTCTCGTCTTTGCGGGGGACATTGGTGATCAAACGTTTTGCGAATCGGTTGTTGCGAATGTTGCAGCCGAGCTCGGCCGGATTGACGTTCTTGTCAACAACGCAGCAGAACAGCACCCCGAAGAGAGTCTAGAACGGATACGTGAGCAACAGCTCGTCCGCACCTTCCGCACGAATATCTTTTCGATGTTCTATATGTCACAGGCTGCTTTGCCCTTTTTGAAAGAACAGTCTGGTAGTTCGATCATCAACACAACGTCGGTAACCGCTTATCGTGGTAGCCCAGGGTTGCTCGACTATTCCGCAACCAAAGGAGCGATCGTCAGCTTCACCCGTTCGCTTTCGCAGAATCTTGTCAAAGATGGGATCCGAGTCAATGCAGTAGCACCGGGACCCATATGGACACCACTCATCCCCGCAACGTTTCCACCCGAGAAGGTTGCCAAGTTCGGGAGTGACGCACCGATGGGACGTGCCGGGCAACCTCATGAATGTGCCAGTTGCTACGTGTTTCTCGCTAGCGACGATTCTTCCTACATGACTGGTCAAGTCCTACATCCCAATGGTGGCGAGGTCATCAACGGCTGA
- the pdeM gene encoding ligase-associated DNA damage response endonuclease PdeM: MPSSINVQLAHHQFKLLADRGMYWPDQQTLFVSDTHFGKAATFRRHGIPVPVGSTEGTLAMIAGMLTQTQASRLTILGDMFHARSSLSHDVTRSLESFMDRFADVGITLVRGNHDARVGDLPSSWPIEIVEPGITIEGVSLGHVPGPVPPGADLFLCGHIHPAVRLVINRESFGKHSCFWHSAGCMVLPAIGEFTGTHVVELAKGDQAWIVSEGEIHETPVL; encoded by the coding sequence TTGCCAAGCTCGATCAACGTCCAACTAGCTCATCATCAATTCAAGCTCTTGGCTGATCGAGGAATGTATTGGCCCGATCAACAAACGTTATTCGTTTCGGACACTCACTTTGGAAAGGCTGCGACATTTCGCAGACACGGCATCCCCGTTCCCGTAGGCAGCACCGAGGGCACGTTGGCGATGATTGCCGGCATGCTGACGCAAACCCAAGCATCACGATTGACGATTCTGGGTGACATGTTTCATGCCAGATCGTCACTATCTCACGATGTGACGCGTTCACTGGAATCTTTCATGGATCGGTTTGCGGATGTTGGAATCACCCTTGTGCGTGGAAACCATGATGCTCGAGTTGGCGATCTACCATCATCATGGCCTATCGAAATCGTTGAACCCGGCATCACGATTGAAGGAGTGTCTTTAGGCCACGTCCCCGGACCGGTTCCCCCGGGTGCTGACCTCTTCCTATGCGGTCACATTCACCCGGCGGTGCGTCTGGTCATCAACAGAGAATCGTTTGGCAAGCATTCGTGTTTTTGGCATTCCGCAGGTTGCATGGTGCTTCCTGCGATCGGTGAGTTCACCGGTACACACGTGGTGGAGTTGGCGAAAGGCGATCAGGCCTGGATTGTGTCGGAAGGCGAAATCCATGAAACGCCAGTTCTTTGA
- a CDS encoding ligase-associated DNA damage response DEXH box helicase: MLKRANLAKPAQRVDDYFASIGWKPFRFQRSVWRAYQNGFSGLVHSATGTGKTLSVWMGPLIKWMRENPDPSKWNPKRPPPLKVLWITPLRALAGDTENSLRQPIDGLQLPWRLESRTGDSKASMKARQLKRLPTAMVTTPESLSLMLTHEKLLEQLSGVEAVIVDEWHELLGTKRGIQTELALARLRKLNPQLRTWGLSATLGNLNQALDSLVGNSPMGPVRIVEGYRKKKLKLESVIPNRIDRFPWSGHIGTKMVPQVAELIEQVGSTLVFANTRSQTEIWYQHLLAQRPDWAGQIAIHHGSLDTTVRRWVEDGLRGGSLRAVVCTSSLDLGVDFTAVDLVIQIGSPKGAARLLQRAGRSGHQPDATSRLAFVPTNAIELIELAAAQDAIKQGHLEARRLLNKPLDVLAQHVVSIAIGGGFESSALHSEVRTTVAYQSLSDEEWQWVLDFVVRGGDSLTAYPDFHRVKIVDAKHQVTERRTITAHRMNIGTIVSDASMQVKFQKGKTLGTAEESFLSKLKAGDRFLFAGRLVSMLRIRDNAAYVKLATGGPDTVPRWMGGRMPLSTELSAALRRKIHEASQGQLIGREMKSLAGLLEVQQRWSSLPREDELLVEKIKTRDGFQIFIFPFEGRLVHEGLAALLAYRISRFRKTTFTMACNDHGFVLQSPHDIDFAAAISHGVLSPRNLVDDILRCMNATEMAKRQFRQIARVAGLIQPGFPGQRKSSSHLQASSNLFFDVFAQYDPGNLLIEQSRREVLDFQLEATRMMDALDRIAASRIVIETPEKITPFAFPLLVDKLRERVSSETLADRISRMQADLEESART; encoded by the coding sequence ATGTTGAAACGAGCGAACTTAGCGAAACCAGCTCAAAGAGTTGATGATTACTTCGCGTCGATCGGCTGGAAACCTTTTCGTTTTCAACGCAGCGTCTGGCGAGCTTATCAAAACGGATTCAGCGGATTGGTTCATTCCGCCACCGGAACGGGAAAGACGCTCTCCGTTTGGATGGGCCCTTTGATCAAATGGATGCGTGAGAACCCGGATCCGTCAAAGTGGAATCCGAAACGGCCGCCACCGCTTAAAGTGCTGTGGATCACCCCATTGCGTGCACTCGCCGGTGACACCGAAAACTCCTTACGTCAGCCCATCGACGGCCTGCAGCTTCCGTGGCGATTGGAATCCCGCACCGGCGACAGTAAAGCGAGCATGAAGGCTAGACAGTTGAAACGCTTGCCCACAGCGATGGTCACGACTCCCGAAAGTCTCTCGCTAATGCTGACCCACGAAAAACTTCTTGAACAGCTTTCTGGTGTTGAGGCGGTAATCGTCGACGAATGGCATGAACTGCTGGGAACCAAACGCGGTATTCAAACGGAGTTGGCACTTGCACGGCTTCGCAAACTAAATCCGCAACTTCGGACCTGGGGCCTATCGGCGACACTGGGCAATTTGAACCAAGCGTTGGACTCTTTGGTTGGCAACTCACCAATGGGGCCTGTTCGAATTGTCGAAGGATACCGCAAGAAGAAACTAAAGTTGGAATCGGTGATTCCCAATCGCATTGATCGCTTTCCCTGGTCTGGTCACATTGGAACTAAAATGGTTCCGCAGGTGGCTGAACTAATCGAGCAAGTTGGTAGCACACTAGTCTTTGCGAACACTCGATCGCAGACTGAAATTTGGTATCAACACCTCCTTGCGCAACGACCTGATTGGGCGGGACAGATTGCGATTCACCATGGATCACTCGACACGACTGTTCGCCGTTGGGTAGAGGACGGACTTCGTGGTGGTTCACTACGTGCGGTGGTATGCACCAGCAGTTTGGATCTAGGAGTCGACTTTACGGCCGTCGATTTGGTGATTCAAATCGGCAGCCCCAAAGGCGCCGCTCGATTGCTGCAACGTGCCGGTCGCAGTGGTCATCAACCCGACGCAACCAGTCGATTAGCATTCGTACCAACGAATGCCATCGAGTTGATTGAATTGGCCGCTGCGCAAGACGCAATCAAACAAGGACATCTCGAGGCTCGCAGACTGCTGAACAAACCGCTTGATGTACTCGCCCAGCATGTCGTCAGTATTGCGATAGGTGGTGGCTTCGAATCGTCGGCATTGCATAGCGAGGTTCGAACGACCGTGGCCTATCAATCACTTAGTGACGAGGAATGGCAATGGGTACTCGATTTTGTGGTCCGAGGTGGCGACTCCCTGACTGCTTACCCGGATTTTCACCGAGTCAAAATCGTTGACGCCAAGCACCAGGTGACTGAACGTCGAACGATCACTGCCCATCGGATGAACATTGGTACGATCGTGTCGGATGCTTCGATGCAAGTCAAATTTCAAAAAGGCAAAACACTTGGTACGGCTGAAGAAAGCTTTCTATCGAAACTGAAAGCGGGAGATCGTTTCCTGTTTGCGGGCCGTTTGGTTTCTATGTTGCGTATTCGTGACAACGCCGCCTACGTCAAACTTGCCACCGGTGGTCCCGATACCGTACCGCGCTGGATGGGCGGAAGAATGCCACTGTCAACGGAACTTAGCGCGGCGCTGCGGCGAAAGATTCATGAGGCATCGCAGGGGCAACTTATAGGGCGTGAAATGAAGTCTTTGGCCGGATTGCTAGAAGTGCAGCAACGGTGGAGTAGTTTGCCGCGCGAAGACGAACTGTTGGTGGAAAAGATCAAAACGCGAGACGGATTCCAGATCTTCATCTTTCCTTTCGAAGGGCGACTTGTTCACGAGGGGCTTGCCGCGCTGTTGGCATACCGTATTTCGCGTTTTAGAAAGACAACATTCACGATGGCGTGCAATGATCATGGTTTCGTGCTGCAGTCGCCGCACGACATCGACTTTGCTGCCGCAATTAGCCACGGGGTGCTGTCGCCGCGAAACCTTGTAGACGACATCCTTAGATGCATGAACGCAACCGAGATGGCTAAGCGGCAGTTTCGTCAAATCGCCCGCGTTGCCGGATTGATTCAACCCGGATTTCCTGGCCAACGCAAATCTTCTAGCCACTTGCAAGCGAGCAGCAATTTGTTCTTTGACGTGTTCGCACAATACGATCCTGGCAACCTTCTGATCGAACAAAGTCGACGTGAGGTTCTCGATTTCCAGCTTGAGGCCACACGTATGATGGATGCATTAGATCGAATTGCGGCGAGCCGGATCGTGATTGAAACGCCTGAGAAAATCACGCCTTTTGCTTTTCCGCTTTTGGTCGACAAACTTCGCGAGAGAGTTAGCAGCGAGACGTTGGCCGACCGGATTTCCCGCATGCAAGCCGACCTGGAAGAGTCGGCACGCACTTAG
- a CDS encoding YeeE/YedE thiosulfate transporter family protein — protein MLSSSPMFFAAIDVDPLSYPGPAWSPYVVGGLIGLLSMFTFYFSNKPLGASTAYARVAGIIGLKIAPGHTKSLAYFRENPPKVGWELMLVGAVILGAFIAAWTGGELTNQFLPEMWQARFGEDSYLLRGVTALAGGVLMAFGARMAGGCTSGHGISGTLQLAVGSWLSAICFFIGGIVAAMLMYAT, from the coding sequence ATGCTTAGTTCGTCGCCTATGTTTTTCGCAGCTATCGATGTTGACCCGCTTTCGTATCCCGGGCCTGCTTGGTCGCCCTACGTCGTAGGCGGACTCATTGGTCTGTTATCAATGTTCACGTTTTACTTCTCGAACAAACCACTTGGGGCCTCAACCGCATACGCGAGGGTCGCCGGAATCATCGGCTTGAAGATCGCCCCTGGTCATACGAAATCGCTAGCGTACTTCCGCGAAAACCCGCCCAAGGTCGGTTGGGAGTTGATGTTGGTGGGGGCTGTCATTTTGGGTGCATTCATTGCAGCCTGGACCGGCGGTGAATTGACCAATCAATTTCTCCCGGAGATGTGGCAAGCTCGTTTTGGTGAGGATAGCTACTTGTTGCGCGGGGTGACCGCACTTGCGGGCGGCGTGCTGATGGCTTTTGGTGCACGCATGGCTGGTGGTTGTACAAGCGGTCATGGCATCAGCGGGACATTGCAATTGGCGGTCGGTTCGTGGCTGTCTGCTATCTGCTTTTTCATCGGCGGCATCGTGGCCGCGATGTTGATGTACGCGACGTAG
- a CDS encoding YeeE/YedE family protein produces the protein MQMTVTAEKENDREAPELPPKSADLQPKIATGRALVLGVVFGLVFGFLLQKGGVAKYHVLIGQLLLVDYTVVKVMLSAVVVGALGIHFMHRAGLVELHIKPTRYASNVIGGLLFGIGFALSAYCPGTGAAALGQGNYDAIAMMVGMITGSYLFAEMSGYITRRVHPIGDRGKITLVDVLPMGRTAVVLGTVVLLVACLLTIEYLDVR, from the coding sequence ATGCAGATGACCGTTACCGCTGAGAAAGAGAACGACCGAGAGGCACCTGAGTTGCCCCCGAAGTCCGCCGATTTGCAACCCAAAATTGCGACTGGTAGAGCTCTCGTGCTAGGTGTTGTGTTCGGTCTCGTATTCGGCTTTTTGCTTCAGAAAGGCGGCGTAGCAAAGTACCACGTCCTCATCGGCCAACTACTTTTGGTTGACTATACGGTCGTGAAAGTAATGCTATCCGCGGTCGTGGTTGGGGCGTTAGGAATCCACTTCATGCACCGAGCCGGTTTGGTCGAACTGCATATCAAACCTACCCGTTACGCGTCCAATGTAATCGGAGGCTTGCTGTTTGGTATCGGCTTTGCTCTGTCTGCTTACTGTCCTGGCACGGGAGCGGCTGCGCTGGGTCAGGGTAACTACGACGCCATCGCGATGATGGTGGGAATGATCACTGGATCGTATCTATTCGCAGAGATGTCGGGCTACATCACTCGTCGCGTTCATCCCATTGGTGACCGTGGCAAGATCACGTTGGTCGATGTGCTTCCTATGGGCCGAACAGCGGTTGTTCTTGGAACGGTCGTGCTGTTAGTTGCCTGCCTGCTTACGATCGAATACTTAGACGTTCGTTGA
- the sbnA gene encoding 2,3-diaminopropionate biosynthesis protein SbnA — MKQRCSRISDGVLDAIGCTPLIRFNSFLGQNSIDLLVKLESSNPGGSAKDRPAFRMIQEAIRRGDIGSESTIIESSSGNMGIGLAQACRYYGLRFICVVDPRAQSQNLSIIKALGGQIEMVSDPLHGDFLAARIARVCKLLEEDPNSYWPNQYANSDNPRSHYDGTIREIDEALDGDFDVLLVATSSTGTAQGCRDYLRHRGRDTEVIAVDSIGSALFGGSPGTRRIPGLGAGKIPKLAMGQSFDQIERVTDLECVVGCRRVADREAMLVGGSAGGVLMTVGRLQYQLEGKRCVAVLHDSGERYLDTVFNDQWVEQSLGCSSNRLAELVQSDSFLVDREVCKR, encoded by the coding sequence ATGAAACAGCGGTGTTCACGTATTTCCGATGGCGTTCTCGATGCAATTGGTTGTACTCCGTTGATACGGTTTAATTCTTTTCTTGGTCAAAATTCAATCGATCTGCTGGTTAAATTGGAATCATCCAATCCGGGCGGCAGCGCAAAGGATCGACCAGCCTTTCGGATGATTCAAGAGGCAATTCGTCGTGGCGACATTGGTTCCGAATCGACCATCATTGAGTCATCATCGGGCAATATGGGAATCGGGTTAGCCCAAGCCTGTCGATACTACGGCTTGCGATTTATTTGTGTGGTCGATCCACGAGCGCAGTCGCAGAATCTCAGCATCATCAAAGCTCTCGGTGGCCAAATCGAAATGGTTTCCGATCCTCTGCATGGCGATTTTCTGGCAGCAAGAATTGCGCGAGTTTGCAAGTTACTCGAAGAGGATCCCAACAGTTATTGGCCCAATCAGTACGCCAACTCGGATAACCCCCGATCACACTACGACGGCACAATCCGAGAAATTGACGAAGCGTTGGATGGCGACTTTGACGTGCTGCTGGTCGCGACAAGCAGCACGGGTACCGCACAAGGATGCCGAGATTACCTACGGCATCGGGGACGCGACACCGAAGTCATCGCGGTGGATTCAATTGGTAGTGCTCTTTTTGGTGGCTCGCCAGGAACTCGCCGAATTCCCGGGTTAGGTGCTGGAAAGATTCCCAAGCTTGCGATGGGACAGTCATTTGACCAGATCGAACGCGTCACCGACTTAGAGTGCGTCGTCGGTTGCCGTAGAGTGGCGGATCGGGAAGCGATGCTGGTAGGCGGGTCTGCCGGAGGAGTGCTAATGACAGTCGGTCGCTTGCAGTATCAACTTGAGGGTAAACGATGCGTCGCAGTGCTGCATGACTCCGGCGAACGGTATCTCGATACGGTGTTTAACGATCAATGGGTAGAACAGTCACTTGGCTGCTCTTCGAATCGTCTGGCTGAATTGGTTCAATCAGACTCGTTCCTAGTAGATAGAGAAGTGTGCAAACGATGA
- a CDS encoding FAD/NAD(P)-binding protein, translating to MSSVITNRHVVDSTRSTSNSDRFRIAIVGCGPRGLQCLEAMSRLLTTDQLSCLEITLFEPASKPGAGRVYDPSQSHVLRMNFATQFVDFWKTDTNLPSRRSESLIGWLSKHRPEWATADQFVPRAVVGEYLHECFTTVWKNLSQHALVEWKPTVVRRIAKTSKGWSIGDESDTRHYDHVVITTGHEGIRGSKVSDSNVEEPCESFVFPVERQLSKERIPAGSRVSIRGFGLTAIDAILMLTQGRDGEFVDGPRLPSYVPSLDEPSRIDVYSRSGRPMLAKPTAKVEPITSDFWQPFKEELMHRKSRHGELHFRNDVWRIVTTAAAALLNRAGQNYQSQHVDNWYRGWLHYKMDAASARRAMLQSYWVATGQRPKDIPFAIGESWRKLYPELVELIGYGGLESESWRCYDRTRCEMERIAFGPPAESVGMILSLLRSKHVCCHVLANEDENLAAQLESERRLNAVLASPSEFQPSGLLADLVETGVVKRDQISGGLVVDQAGCANGDAGSLAIFGRATEGWVIGNDTLSRTLHQQIENWAQKLATQVVCPTSS from the coding sequence ATGAGCTCGGTAATTACAAATCGTCACGTTGTCGATTCAACGCGGTCCACATCCAATAGTGACCGTTTCCGCATTGCAATCGTCGGCTGCGGCCCTCGGGGCTTACAGTGTCTCGAGGCGATGTCTCGGCTACTTACAACGGACCAGCTAAGTTGCTTAGAAATCACACTGTTCGAACCAGCTAGCAAGCCAGGCGCTGGCCGAGTGTACGATCCTTCTCAATCGCATGTCCTGCGGATGAACTTCGCGACACAGTTCGTTGACTTTTGGAAAACAGACACGAACCTTCCCTCACGTCGATCGGAATCTTTGATCGGCTGGCTCTCGAAGCATCGGCCTGAATGGGCGACCGCGGATCAATTCGTACCTCGAGCAGTGGTCGGGGAATATTTGCATGAATGCTTCACGACCGTTTGGAAGAACTTGTCACAACACGCTTTGGTGGAATGGAAACCGACGGTCGTACGAAGAATCGCTAAGACTTCCAAAGGTTGGTCGATTGGCGACGAGTCTGATACGCGGCACTACGATCACGTGGTCATTACGACCGGCCATGAAGGAATACGCGGGTCAAAGGTTAGCGATTCGAACGTTGAAGAACCTTGTGAATCCTTCGTATTCCCTGTGGAAAGACAATTGTCAAAGGAACGCATTCCTGCGGGATCTCGCGTTTCGATCCGTGGATTCGGACTCACCGCCATCGATGCAATCCTGATGCTGACTCAAGGAAGAGATGGTGAGTTTGTGGATGGTCCGCGACTGCCCTCGTATGTTCCAAGTCTAGATGAGCCTTCACGAATTGACGTGTATTCACGCTCAGGACGCCCGATGCTGGCGAAGCCTACCGCGAAGGTGGAACCTATTACATCCGATTTCTGGCAGCCCTTTAAAGAGGAATTGATGCATCGCAAGTCTCGCCACGGCGAACTGCATTTCCGAAACGACGTTTGGCGTATCGTCACCACCGCTGCAGCGGCGTTGCTTAATCGGGCGGGCCAGAACTACCAATCGCAGCATGTCGACAATTGGTATCGGGGTTGGTTGCACTACAAGATGGATGCCGCAAGTGCGCGAAGAGCGATGCTGCAGTCATACTGGGTTGCCACTGGACAACGTCCCAAGGATATTCCTTTCGCCATTGGCGAATCATGGCGAAAACTGTATCCGGAACTCGTTGAATTGATCGGCTACGGGGGATTAGAGTCCGAAAGTTGGCGATGTTACGATCGAACACGCTGCGAGATGGAACGCATCGCGTTTGGACCACCTGCGGAAAGCGTCGGTATGATCTTAAGCCTGTTGCGGAGCAAACATGTCTGTTGTCACGTTCTAGCCAACGAAGACGAGAACCTTGCCGCACAGCTAGAATCAGAAAGACGTTTGAATGCCGTTCTCGCGTCTCCGTCCGAGTTCCAGCCGTCGGGGCTTCTGGCAGATTTGGTTGAAACAGGGGTGGTCAAACGCGACCAAATTTCCGGTGGCTTGGTGGTCGATCAAGCAGGATGCGCCAACGGTGACGCGGGCAGCTTGGCCATATTTGGAAGGGCAACGGAAGGGTGGGTTATTGGAAACGACACCCTTTCGAGGACGTTGCATCAACAGATCGAAAATTGGGCTCAAAAGCTGGCTACCCAAGTCGTCTGTCCAACGAGTTCTTAA